The following proteins are encoded in a genomic region of Paenibacillus sp. FSL H3-0469:
- a CDS encoding flagellar protein FliT, producing the protein MDELIRNLDLLTQAMMDRLQEATYEELEDFVEERQKLVDSITQEVELCPSTPAQKQEIHRILSHDNELLDRMNALRQEAQDFLQKRGQAKIQRNAYETAYTPDSFLMDRKK; encoded by the coding sequence ATGGATGAGCTTATCCGTAACTTGGATCTGCTGACCCAAGCGATGATGGACAGGCTTCAAGAAGCAACCTATGAAGAGCTTGAAGACTTTGTAGAGGAGCGGCAGAAGCTTGTCGATTCCATCACACAAGAGGTCGAATTATGTCCATCCACTCCTGCACAAAAGCAGGAAATTCATCGGATTTTGTCACATGATAATGAATTGCTGGACCGGATGAACGCCCTTCGCCAGGAAGCCCAAGACTTCCTCCAGAAGCGCGGCCAAGCCAAAATCCAGCGCAATGCCTACGAGACGGCTTATACCCCGGACAGCTTCCTGATGGACCGGAAAAAATAA
- a CDS encoding flagellar protein FlaG: protein MNVQFSLTASTTASGQGKPEAVPSSSISAVPVDQASVIRDVRDMSLKEKQGASVSVGEEQLIRTIERAVKSLQGPQTTLEISIHEKTHDIMVKVLNKDTGELIREVPREKTLDLVANMMELAGILIDEKI from the coding sequence ATGAATGTACAGTTTTCGCTAACTGCTAGTACGACAGCAAGTGGACAGGGTAAGCCAGAGGCAGTACCATCCAGTAGTATTTCAGCAGTGCCTGTAGATCAAGCATCGGTCATCCGGGATGTTAGGGATATGAGCCTGAAGGAGAAACAGGGAGCGAGTGTGTCAGTAGGTGAGGAACAGTTAATCCGCACCATAGAACGGGCAGTGAAATCATTGCAAGGCCCCCAGACCACGCTGGAGATCAGCATCCACGAGAAGACACATGACATTATGGTGAAGGTCCTTAACAAAGATACCGGTGAGTTAATTCGTGAAGTTCCCCGAGAGAAGACGCTCGATTTGGTGGCGAATATGATGGAACTTGCTGGTATTCTTATAGACGAGAAGATTTAA
- the fliS gene encoding flagellar export chaperone FliS produces the protein MIKSPYDKYRQSSVQTSTPAQLVIMLYDGAIRFVKTAVDGLNKQDLEKSNLNFGKAQTIISELMSTLDHSIEVSKGLYSLYEYTNSLLIQANIQKNPEKAEEAIGYLTDLRETWLQASKLAASQTEIANG, from the coding sequence TTGATTAAATCTCCTTATGATAAATACCGCCAGTCTTCTGTCCAGACTTCAACACCTGCGCAACTCGTGATTATGCTGTATGATGGGGCCATTCGCTTTGTGAAGACTGCCGTTGACGGGTTGAATAAGCAGGACTTGGAGAAGTCCAATTTGAATTTTGGCAAGGCTCAGACCATCATCAGTGAGTTGATGAGTACACTGGACCACTCTATTGAAGTCTCGAAGGGGCTATACTCCCTTTATGAATATACGAACTCCCTGTTAATTCAGGCGAACATCCAGAAGAACCCGGAGAAGGCCGAAGAAGCTATTGGCTATCTTACCGACCTCAGAGAGACTTGGCTTCAGGCCTCTAAGCTGGCGGCTAGTCAGACTGAGATTGCGAATGGATGA
- the fliD gene encoding flagellar filament capping protein FliD, producing MVTRVNGFSGMDIDSMVKSMMAAKRVPLDKLNQDKQLLQWRREGYREFSASLYDFSANKLAIKYGTSSALNANKAVTSGNTDAVKAVATATANNIDMSVEVTQLATRTTLEMKNGLGQGLTGSTSLSQLEGVEFSKLSPKSQDDYMKKGLFITINGETFTDKDGNSLFNGLTSISTVIATINNNAKANAIASFDQITGKLSIASKTSGKQLDGTDVPLTIDTPAGKDSLLSLFAPRSAVTSVTTVGTVLTDPMKTLSNLQTQLDGTTEDIASGLKYKFTVNNESFVFNGSATIQSMVDEINSRTAANVTADFTGGKLTLTGNSGAEVKLGGDAFDLLKLFNGTTPLSADPNTYKVTSGDNAQVKINNVVMTNVTSNTYTINGVELTLQGLTNGTPTVIKTQSDPDKALESIKGFVDDYNNLIKTLNAKVDEVLYRDFKPLTDEQKKDMKDEEVKAWTEKARSGLFKNNDIISNVLSEMRLVISNKLGPLSELGITTGSYSENGKLIIKDEFKLKTALSTNPQLALDIFHGPANLPKEGIFDKLTDKITNAIQQISDRAGTNRYSTDLSSSFKEESIMGKKMKEYNSRIALMTTNLNNWETRYYKQFTAMETAMAKLQSQSSSLFSTGK from the coding sequence TTGGTTACTCGGGTCAATGGATTCTCAGGTATGGATATCGATAGTATGGTTAAGAGTATGATGGCTGCCAAACGCGTGCCGCTAGACAAGCTTAACCAGGACAAACAATTGTTGCAATGGAGACGGGAAGGTTATCGTGAATTCAGTGCTTCCCTATATGATTTTAGTGCAAACAAACTGGCGATTAAGTATGGGACAAGTTCTGCCCTCAATGCGAATAAGGCCGTTACCTCAGGAAACACGGATGCTGTTAAGGCAGTAGCTACTGCCACGGCGAATAATATTGATATGAGCGTCGAAGTAACCCAATTAGCTACTCGAACAACGTTGGAGATGAAGAATGGCTTGGGACAAGGTTTGACAGGTTCAACTTCATTGTCACAGTTGGAGGGGGTAGAATTTTCGAAACTTTCCCCTAAGAGTCAAGACGATTATATGAAGAAAGGATTATTCATCACCATTAATGGAGAGACTTTTACGGATAAGGATGGTAATTCTCTGTTTAATGGACTTACTTCAATTTCGACTGTAATTGCTACTATTAACAATAATGCAAAGGCCAATGCAATTGCCAGCTTTGATCAGATTACTGGTAAGCTGTCCATTGCTTCCAAGACTAGCGGCAAACAGTTGGATGGGACGGATGTACCACTAACAATAGATACTCCAGCAGGAAAAGATTCTTTGCTGTCGTTATTTGCTCCCCGTAGCGCAGTAACTTCGGTAACTACCGTGGGGACGGTACTAACCGATCCCATGAAGACGCTATCTAACCTACAGACACAACTAGATGGAACTACAGAAGATATAGCCAGTGGTCTTAAATATAAATTCACTGTAAATAATGAGAGTTTTGTATTCAATGGCTCGGCGACCATCCAAAGTATGGTAGATGAGATTAACTCAAGAACGGCAGCGAACGTGACTGCTGATTTTACGGGAGGTAAGTTGACGTTAACTGGTAATTCGGGGGCGGAGGTTAAATTGGGTGGAGATGCTTTTGATTTGCTGAAGCTGTTTAATGGTACAACTCCACTTAGCGCAGATCCTAATACTTACAAAGTCACTAGTGGTGATAACGCCCAGGTTAAGATTAATAACGTTGTAATGACTAACGTAACCAGCAATACTTACACCATCAATGGGGTTGAGCTTACGTTGCAGGGGTTAACCAATGGTACTCCTACTGTGATAAAGACACAGAGTGACCCTGATAAAGCGCTTGAATCTATTAAAGGCTTTGTAGATGATTATAATAATCTGATTAAAACACTGAATGCCAAAGTGGATGAGGTGTTATATCGTGACTTCAAACCTTTGACAGATGAACAGAAGAAGGACATGAAAGACGAAGAGGTTAAAGCCTGGACTGAAAAGGCTAGAAGTGGATTATTTAAAAATAATGATATTATTAGCAACGTATTGTCTGAAATGCGCTTGGTGATTTCTAACAAGTTGGGCCCGTTAAGTGAGCTGGGGATAACTACAGGAAGTTACTCTGAGAATGGCAAGTTGATTATCAAAGATGAATTCAAGCTCAAGACCGCCCTTAGTACTAACCCTCAGCTTGCGCTGGATATTTTCCATGGGCCCGCTAACCTTCCCAAAGAGGGAATCTTCGATAAGCTCACAGACAAAATTACCAACGCTATTCAGCAAATTTCTGATAGGGCTGGAACCAATAGGTACTCTACTGATCTCTCGAGCAGTTTCAAAGAAGAGAGTATCATGGGTAAAAAGATGAAAGAGTACAACAGCCGTATTGCCTTGATGACAACTAATTTAAATAATTGGGAGACGCGCTATTATAAACAATTCACAGCAATGGAAACGGCTATGGCTAAGCTGCAATCCCAATCTTCCAGCCTTTTCTCCACCGGCAAATAA
- the raiA gene encoding ribosome-associated translation inhibitor RaiA yields MKFSIRGQQIEVTDALRDYVDKKLSRLEKYFEAPPTSEGYVTLGVVRGLHTVEVTIPLAGVTLRAEDRSDDMYASIDAVVDKLERQIRKHKTKLNRKFRQEGSLKTLFVEGSGSAVAVEEQEQDYDDLEVVRNKRFTLKPMDVEEAILQMNMIGHTFFVFSNIETSEVSVVYKRDDGKYGLIEQN; encoded by the coding sequence ATGAAATTCAGCATTCGAGGTCAACAAATTGAAGTGACCGACGCTTTGAGAGACTATGTTGATAAGAAGCTCAGCAGACTTGAGAAGTATTTCGAAGCACCCCCTACCTCAGAAGGATATGTGACGCTTGGCGTCGTTCGCGGCCTTCATACGGTGGAAGTGACAATCCCTCTAGCTGGTGTGACGCTTCGTGCGGAAGACCGCAGCGATGATATGTATGCATCCATCGATGCCGTAGTGGACAAGCTGGAACGTCAGATCCGCAAGCACAAGACTAAGCTTAATCGCAAGTTCCGCCAGGAAGGCAGCCTGAAGACCTTGTTCGTTGAAGGTTCTGGCAGCGCCGTAGCTGTTGAAGAGCAGGAACAGGATTATGATGATCTTGAGGTTGTGCGGAACAAACGGTTCACCTTGAAGCCTATGGATGTGGAAGAAGCGATTCTGCAAATGAACATGATTGGACATACGTTCTTCGTGTTCTCCAACATTGAGACTTCCGAAGTTAGCGTAGTTTACAAACGCGATGACGGCAAGTACGGTCTGATCGAGCAGAACTAA
- a CDS encoding S-layer homology domain-containing protein, which translates to MKKLWRGLTAGVLGISMLLGSLGSVSAAPAPKDIQGHWAQKQLQSWLDKGYLGGYPDGTVKPNKAITRGEYVALINRLFGFTEAATLNFTDVKKSNWVYSEVAKAVKAGYIGGYENNTFRANNPLTRQEAAVIAAKLLKLSTSSTPLKFKDNAQIAAWAKVAVASAAEKKIINGYPDGTFGPKKSLTRAEAVGIISNSVVHKPGTGGVTPTPAPTATPAPSATPVPSTSPTATPAPGGGSGGGTGGGGGGGGGGSVTLPSVRNVTYGHVGSVTADVYVTPSVTGAVYYVVAPYSVNVTAPTAAQVKDGLINATTAGVHSGKIAATGNTPVAFSVYGLTAGMDYTVYVALADASGNWSGVTPLQLKTAAGSNWSVSQVGITNVTTVSAEVYAAYGKAGTPTPVTPLKYVVVKATDADPTAMQIANGQNSAGATIPAPWAGTLTGNPVVKQSINLTGLTANTAYKVFFITDSNGTLSPVELLRIHTN; encoded by the coding sequence ATGAAGAAATTGTGGCGTGGCCTTACGGCCGGAGTACTTGGTATTTCGATGCTGCTTGGATCACTGGGAAGTGTGTCCGCAGCGCCTGCACCTAAGGATATTCAAGGACACTGGGCGCAGAAGCAACTGCAGAGCTGGCTGGATAAAGGATACCTGGGCGGTTATCCTGACGGAACGGTTAAGCCGAATAAGGCAATTACCCGTGGTGAATATGTGGCACTGATTAATCGTCTGTTCGGGTTCACCGAAGCAGCTACTCTTAACTTCACAGATGTGAAGAAATCCAATTGGGTCTACAGTGAAGTGGCTAAAGCTGTGAAGGCCGGTTATATTGGCGGGTATGAGAATAATACCTTCCGGGCCAATAATCCGCTCACCCGGCAAGAAGCAGCAGTGATTGCTGCCAAGCTGCTTAAATTAAGTACAAGCTCTACTCCGCTTAAGTTCAAGGATAATGCCCAGATTGCGGCATGGGCCAAGGTGGCCGTAGCCTCAGCGGCTGAGAAGAAGATCATCAACGGCTATCCTGACGGAACCTTCGGTCCGAAGAAATCGCTTACCCGTGCCGAAGCGGTCGGAATTATAAGCAACTCGGTGGTGCATAAGCCGGGTACGGGCGGAGTAACGCCTACACCAGCACCGACAGCAACACCGGCTCCTTCTGCAACACCTGTGCCAAGCACCAGCCCAACAGCTACTCCAGCTCCTGGAGGCGGTAGTGGTGGCGGCACTGGCGGAGGCGGCGGTGGTGGCGGAGGCGGTAGCGTTACCTTGCCGTCTGTAAGAAACGTGACTTACGGCCATGTAGGTTCTGTTACCGCTGATGTATATGTTACGCCTTCTGTTACAGGAGCCGTGTATTATGTAGTTGCTCCATACAGCGTGAACGTAACTGCACCAACTGCAGCACAAGTGAAAGACGGACTGATTAATGCTACAACAGCAGGCGTTCATTCCGGCAAAATCGCTGCAACCGGCAACACTCCTGTCGCTTTCTCTGTGTATGGTCTGACTGCAGGTATGGATTATACCGTATACGTTGCCCTGGCTGACGCTTCTGGTAACTGGTCCGGCGTAACTCCGCTTCAATTGAAAACAGCAGCAGGCAGCAACTGGTCAGTTTCTCAAGTTGGAATCACCAACGTAACAACAGTATCTGCGGAAGTATACGCTGCTTACGGGAAGGCAGGTACTCCGACTCCGGTAACCCCTCTGAAATATGTGGTGGTTAAGGCAACAGATGCAGATCCAACGGCTATGCAGATTGCTAACGGACAGAACAGTGCAGGTGCTACAATACCAGCACCTTGGGCTGGAACTCTTACAGGTAATCCAGTTGTGAAGCAAAGTATTAACCTAACTGGACTCACTGCCAATACGGCCTATAAAGTCTTCTTTATCACAGATTCTAATGGCACCTTGTCACCTGTAGAGCTTCTGCGGATTCACACTAACTAA
- a CDS encoding YitT family protein — MQKINSRNKPPLIPLNGPLRHTVDIALILIGSLITGLAFNLFFLPNRIASGGVSGLSVLAEAWFGAEPAFTQWALNIPLFILGVIFLGKQYGIRSLLGSFVLPLFIFLTKDGPVPTTNPLLASIYGGIGVGLGLGLVFRGRGSTGGLTIAAQIIQKLTGFSFSLSVVLLDGTVITLAAFVLGMEQAMYALIGLFVTGRVINALEVGFSTTKVAYIISDQTEDISQAILNDLDRGLTKLNAQGGYTGDNRTVLMVVVGQNEITRLKAIVRSVDPGAFVIITEAHEVLGEGFKREA, encoded by the coding sequence ATGCAAAAAATCAATTCACGCAACAAACCTCCGCTTATCCCCCTGAACGGGCCGCTGCGTCATACGGTGGATATTGCGCTAATTCTAATCGGCTCGCTGATCACAGGGCTGGCGTTCAACCTGTTCTTCCTCCCGAACCGGATTGCTTCCGGCGGGGTGTCGGGGCTGTCGGTACTGGCTGAGGCTTGGTTTGGGGCAGAGCCTGCTTTTACCCAGTGGGCGCTTAATATTCCGCTCTTCATTCTCGGCGTGATCTTCCTCGGTAAACAGTACGGCATCCGCTCTCTGCTGGGCAGCTTTGTGCTGCCGCTGTTTATTTTCCTGACGAAGGACGGGCCTGTGCCGACCACGAATCCGCTTCTGGCCTCTATCTATGGAGGAATTGGTGTGGGCCTCGGCCTGGGCCTCGTCTTCCGGGGGCGCGGCTCTACAGGCGGACTGACCATTGCGGCGCAGATTATTCAAAAGCTAACCGGCTTCAGCTTCTCGCTGTCTGTCGTGCTGCTGGATGGTACGGTGATTACCTTGGCGGCTTTTGTGCTGGGGATGGAGCAGGCGATGTATGCACTGATCGGGCTGTTCGTCACGGGCAGGGTGATCAACGCGCTGGAGGTGGGCTTCAGCACCACGAAGGTTGCTTATATCATCTCGGATCAGACTGAGGATATCTCGCAGGCGATTCTGAATGATCTGGACCGCGGGCTGACCAAGCTGAATGCGCAAGGCGGCTATACCGGTGACAACCGTACGGTGCTGATGGTCGTAGTAGGCCAGAATGAAATTACCAGGCTGAAGGCGATTGTCCGCTCGGTGGACCCGGGTGCTTTTGTGATTATTACAGAGGCTCACGAAGTGCTGGGCGAAGGGTTTAAAAGAGAAGCGTAG
- a CDS encoding cold shock domain-containing protein, translating into MEGKVKWFNAEKGYGFIETSDGGDVFVHFSAIQTDGFKTLDEGQSVEFDIVEGARGPQAANVIKL; encoded by the coding sequence ATGGAAGGTAAAGTTAAATGGTTTAACGCAGAAAAAGGTTATGGTTTTATCGAAACTTCCGATGGTGGCGACGTATTCGTACACTTTTCCGCGATTCAAACTGACGGTTTCAAGACTTTGGATGAAGGCCAATCCGTAGAGTTCGATATCGTTGAAGGCGCACGCGGACCACAAGCAGCTAACGTCATCAAATTATAA
- the secA gene encoding preprotein translocase subunit SecA, whose protein sequence is MLGLVKKIFGDTNERDVKRLMKTVEVINGLEPDFVSLTDEELQAKTAEFRARIEKGESLEEILPEAFATVREASKRTLGMRHFDVQLVGGMALHEGRISEMKTGEGKTLVGTLPVYLNALLGKGVHVVTVNDYLAQRDSAQMGQIYNFLGMSVGVNLNGMDHNDKQAAYACDITYGTNNEFGFDYLRDNMVLYKEQMVQRPLYFCIIDEVDSILIDEARTPLIISGQAEKSTELYYAADRFVKKLTAEEDYTVDIKVKSVALTEKGVATAEKAFGIENLYDHSHVTLNHHIVQALKANAIMRRDVDYVVNEDEVMIVDEFTGRLMQGRRYSDGLHQAIEAKEEIEVQNESMTLATITFQNYFRMYRKLGGMTGTAKTEEEEFKKIYGLEVLQVPTNKPNQRIDMPDVVYKSENGKFNAVVAEIVERHKKNQPVLVGTVSIENSERVSEMLKRKGVRHQVLNAKHHAAEAEIISYAGQPGTVTIATNMAGRGTDIVLGEGVTDVGGLHIIGTERHESRRIDNQLRGRAGRQGDPGSTQFYLSLGDELMKRFGADNVLNMMDRLGFEEDQPIESRMITKAVESAQKRVEGNNFDIRKVVLQYDDVMNQQREIIYKQRREILESDNIKDIVVEMIKPVIDRIVNAHCSDDIPENWELQEVADYVNSKLLEENELTRDDLWGKEVDEMVEFIFARVLEKYAAREERLGSELVREFEKVIVLRSVDSKWMDHIDAMDQLRQGIHLRAYGGTDPLREYQFEGFEMFNAMTANIQEEVATYIMKAHIETNQERQSVVEEDKISTNAEPAEKRPVHVESTVGRNDPCPCGSGKKYKNCHGQA, encoded by the coding sequence ATGCTAGGACTTGTTAAGAAAATATTTGGCGACACTAATGAACGGGATGTCAAACGTCTGATGAAGACGGTCGAAGTAATTAATGGTCTGGAGCCGGATTTCGTATCGCTTACGGATGAAGAGCTGCAGGCGAAGACAGCGGAATTCCGCGCCCGTATTGAGAAAGGTGAGAGCCTGGAAGAGATTCTTCCCGAGGCCTTTGCTACCGTACGCGAAGCTTCCAAACGGACGCTGGGCATGCGGCATTTTGACGTTCAGCTGGTTGGGGGTATGGCGCTTCATGAAGGCCGGATCTCCGAGATGAAGACCGGGGAAGGCAAGACACTGGTTGGAACGCTGCCGGTATATTTGAATGCGCTGCTGGGTAAAGGCGTGCATGTCGTCACCGTAAATGATTATCTGGCTCAGCGCGACAGTGCGCAAATGGGACAAATCTATAACTTTCTGGGCATGAGCGTTGGGGTCAACCTCAACGGCATGGACCATAATGATAAACAAGCGGCATATGCCTGCGATATTACGTACGGAACGAATAATGAATTCGGGTTCGACTATCTGCGCGACAACATGGTGCTCTATAAGGAACAGATGGTACAGCGTCCGCTCTACTTCTGTATTATTGACGAAGTCGATTCCATCCTTATTGATGAAGCGCGTACTCCTCTGATCATCTCCGGCCAGGCTGAGAAATCGACAGAGCTGTATTATGCAGCAGACCGTTTCGTGAAGAAGCTGACTGCCGAAGAGGATTACACCGTAGATATTAAGGTGAAGTCTGTTGCGCTTACCGAGAAGGGCGTGGCTACGGCGGAGAAGGCTTTTGGGATAGAGAATCTGTATGACCATAGCCATGTTACCTTGAACCATCACATCGTACAGGCGCTGAAGGCGAACGCGATTATGCGCCGGGATGTTGACTATGTAGTTAACGAAGATGAGGTTATGATCGTCGATGAGTTCACTGGCCGTCTGATGCAGGGCCGCCGTTACAGTGACGGGCTGCACCAGGCGATTGAAGCGAAGGAAGAGATCGAAGTTCAGAATGAGAGCATGACGCTGGCTACGATCACCTTCCAGAACTACTTCCGGATGTACCGTAAGCTGGGCGGCATGACAGGTACGGCGAAGACGGAGGAAGAGGAGTTCAAGAAGATCTATGGTCTTGAGGTTCTTCAGGTTCCTACGAATAAGCCGAATCAACGAATTGACATGCCTGATGTGGTCTACAAAAGCGAGAACGGCAAGTTCAACGCCGTCGTTGCTGAAATTGTGGAACGTCACAAGAAGAATCAGCCGGTGCTGGTAGGTACGGTATCGATTGAGAACTCTGAACGCGTATCGGAAATGCTGAAGCGCAAGGGTGTAAGACATCAGGTACTGAATGCGAAGCACCATGCGGCCGAAGCCGAAATTATCTCTTATGCCGGTCAGCCGGGAACCGTAACGATTGCCACGAACATGGCTGGACGCGGTACGGATATCGTACTGGGCGAAGGCGTAACCGATGTGGGCGGTCTGCATATTATTGGTACAGAGCGCCATGAATCACGCCGGATCGATAACCAGCTTCGCGGACGCGCTGGTCGCCAGGGCGACCCAGGCTCCACGCAGTTCTATCTGTCCCTTGGGGATGAGCTGATGAAGCGCTTCGGTGCGGACAACGTGCTGAACATGATGGACCGTCTGGGATTCGAGGAAGATCAGCCGATCGAGAGCCGTATGATTACCAAGGCTGTTGAATCTGCCCAGAAGCGGGTAGAAGGCAATAACTTCGACATTCGCAAAGTCGTATTACAATACGATGACGTTATGAACCAGCAGCGTGAGATTATCTACAAGCAGCGCCGCGAGATTCTGGAGTCGGACAATATCAAAGACATCGTAGTGGAAATGATCAAGCCGGTCATTGACCGCATCGTGAATGCCCACTGTAGTGACGATATCCCGGAGAACTGGGAGCTGCAAGAGGTTGCAGATTATGTGAACAGCAAGCTTCTGGAAGAAAATGAGCTGACCCGCGATGATCTGTGGGGCAAAGAAGTAGATGAAATGGTCGAATTCATCTTCGCCCGTGTCCTTGAGAAATATGCTGCCCGTGAAGAGCGTCTGGGCTCTGAGCTGGTACGTGAATTCGAGAAGGTTATTGTACTTCGCTCCGTAGACAGCAAGTGGATGGATCATATCGACGCCATGGATCAGCTTCGTCAGGGGATTCACCTCCGTGCTTACGGCGGTACCGATCCGCTGCGCGAATATCAATTCGAGGGCTTCGAGATGTTCAACGCCATGACTGCGAACATTCAGGAGGAAGTAGCGACCTATATTATGAAGGCGCACATCGAGACGAATCAGGAGCGGCAATCGGTAGTGGAGGAAGATAAGATCTCCACCAACGCAGAGCCTGCTGAGAAGCGTCCGGTGCATGTGGAATCCACTGTGGGCCGTAACGATCCTTGCCCATGCGGCAGCGGCAAGAAGTATAAGAACTGCCATGGTCAGGCTTAA
- the prfB gene encoding peptide chain release factor 2 (programmed frameshift) translates to MGKKLTNLRGSLDLDLKLEMIANFEEKMAAPGFWDDPDQAQSVIGEMNAVKSVVDQFEKLQQDYDDAAMMAELADEEGDDALAGEIAGTIRSISARVDEFELQLLLNQPYDKLNAILELHPGAGGTESQDWGQMLLRMYTRWAEKRGFKVDVLDYLPGDEAGIKSVTLLIKGHNVYGYLKAEKGVHRLVRISPFDSSGRRHTSFVSCDVVPEIADDVEVDIRTEDLKIDTYRASGAGGQHINTTDSAVRITHMPTGVVVTCQNERSQIKNREQAMKMLRSKLYERKIQEQQAHLDEIRGEQSEIAWGSQIRSYVFHPYSMVKDHRTSVETGNVGAVMDGDLDGFIDGYLRSQIKTEAE, encoded by the exons ATGGGCAAGAAATTAACCAACCTTAGGGGGTCACTT GACTTAGACCTGAAGCTGGAGATGATAGCGAACTTCGAAGAGAAGATGGCGGCTCCCGGGTTCTGGGATGATCCCGATCAGGCACAGAGCGTGATTGGCGAGATGAATGCCGTGAAGTCGGTGGTTGATCAATTTGAGAAGCTCCAGCAGGATTATGACGATGCTGCCATGATGGCGGAGCTGGCCGATGAGGAAGGCGACGACGCACTGGCCGGGGAGATCGCCGGGACGATCCGCAGTATAAGTGCCAGAGTGGATGAGTTCGAGCTGCAGCTGCTGCTCAATCAGCCATATGACAAGCTGAATGCCATTCTGGAGCTCCATCCGGGGGCAGGCGGTACCGAGTCTCAGGACTGGGGCCAGATGCTGCTGCGCATGTACACACGCTGGGCGGAGAAGCGGGGCTTCAAGGTAGATGTGCTCGATTATCTTCCGGGCGATGAAGCGGGAATCAAGAGTGTAACTTTGTTAATTAAGGGCCACAATGTATATGGGTACCTCAAGGCAGAGAAGGGCGTTCACCGGCTGGTGCGCATTTCGCCTTTTGACTCCTCTGGCAGACGGCATACCTCCTTCGTATCCTGCGATGTGGTACCGGAGATTGCTGACGACGTCGAGGTGGATATCCGTACGGAAGATCTGAAGATTGATACGTACCGGGCCAGCGGCGCGGGCGGTCAGCACATCAATACTACCGACTCAGCGGTGCGGATTACGCATATGCCAACCGGCGTGGTGGTCACCTGTCAGAATGAGCGTTCACAGATCAAGAACCGGGAGCAGGCAATGAAGATGCTGCGTTCCAAGCTCTATGAGCGTAAAATTCAGGAGCAGCAGGCACATCTGGACGAGATCCGCGGGGAACAATCCGAGATTGCCTGGGGCAGCCAGATTCGTTCCTACGTATTCCATCCTTACAGCATGGTGAAGGATCACCGCACTTCTGTAGAGACAGGCAATGTTGGAGCGGTAATGGACGGCGATCTGGACGGGTTCATTGACGGGTATCTGCGGAGCCAGATCAAGACGGAAGCTGAATAA